Proteins encoded within one genomic window of Gloeobacter kilaueensis JS1:
- a CDS encoding 7-carboxy-7-deazaguanine synthase QueE yields the protein MNTSTTPILSTATQSLLVQECFGPTIQGEGYWAGTLVDFIRLYGCPVGCPWCDTGYAGGGSHLPCERRTIGELVAALQSPRTVISGGEPFLHAGIVALVEAIGKSGRAVSIETSGAFYQPVADWAWVTLSPKQHLSPRYPVRPEIWQRANEVKIVISTGEEVEYYRPYLLPGVPVSLQPEWEERERTLPLTLSLLRNYPRYRLSVQLHKYIQVP from the coding sequence GTGAATACATCCACCACACCGATTTTGAGCACTGCCACCCAGAGCCTGCTTGTCCAGGAGTGCTTTGGCCCGACGATCCAGGGCGAGGGCTACTGGGCGGGGACGCTGGTCGATTTTATTCGTCTTTATGGTTGCCCGGTGGGCTGCCCCTGGTGCGACACCGGTTACGCGGGCGGTGGCTCCCACCTGCCCTGCGAGCGGCGAACGATAGGCGAACTGGTTGCCGCCCTGCAATCGCCCCGCACGGTGATCTCGGGGGGTGAGCCTTTTCTCCACGCGGGCATCGTCGCCCTCGTAGAAGCGATCGGCAAAAGTGGCCGGGCCGTCTCGATCGAGACTTCCGGCGCGTTCTATCAGCCGGTGGCCGATTGGGCCTGGGTGACCCTCAGTCCCAAGCAGCACCTCTCGCCGCGCTACCCGGTGCGGCCTGAAATCTGGCAGCGGGCGAATGAGGTCAAGATCGTGATTTCCACGGGCGAAGAAGTCGAGTACTACCGCCCCTACCTGCTGCCCGGTGTGCCCGTCTCGCTGCAGCCGGAATGGGAGGAGCGCGAGCGCACCCTGCCTCTAACGCTCTCGCTGCTCAGGAACTATCCCCGCTACCGGCTCTCGGTCCAGCTGCACAAGTACATTCAGGTGCCCTGA
- a CDS encoding anthranilate phosphoribosyltransferase, whose protein sequence is MSAVFREFVKKIGSGRLTGRDLSREESCRAMRLLLDREPTPAQAGAFLIAHRIKRPTPEELAGILDAFDAVARPLSVAPGAPGPVILSSPYDGQDRLANITPLTALIVSSLGLGVVLHGSTDMPPKHGLTSFDLLAALGIDLFRDSQELSEQYKETAIGWVYLPAHFPEAFELQTYRDEIGKRPPLATAELFWNPVGLGLPVIGYTHRETITLAVATAQLRAQSALTLIRGVQGSMNCTLFHPNLGVRWRSDLAAPETFRLVAGDFDLADDDLALTGDGHDLERLRGLMMATLKGEDTPLRRAAIFNSTFLLAEAGFSPSLREAIPTASRAIDDGLAFAQLQKLMG, encoded by the coding sequence ATGAGCGCCGTCTTTCGCGAGTTCGTCAAAAAAATTGGCTCCGGTCGTCTGACGGGCCGCGACCTGAGCCGCGAGGAATCCTGCCGGGCGATGCGGCTTTTGTTAGACCGCGAACCGACTCCCGCCCAGGCCGGTGCCTTTCTGATTGCCCACCGGATCAAGCGCCCGACGCCGGAGGAACTGGCGGGCATCCTCGATGCCTTCGACGCGGTGGCCCGGCCCTTGAGCGTTGCCCCCGGTGCTCCCGGCCCGGTGATCTTGAGCAGCCCCTACGACGGTCAGGACCGCCTCGCCAACATCACCCCCCTCACCGCCTTGATCGTAAGCAGCCTCGGTCTGGGCGTCGTCCTGCACGGCAGCACCGACATGCCCCCCAAGCACGGCCTCACCAGCTTCGATCTGCTCGCTGCGTTGGGGATCGATCTGTTTCGTGATAGTCAGGAGCTAAGCGAACAGTACAAAGAAACCGCGATCGGCTGGGTGTACCTGCCCGCCCACTTTCCGGAAGCTTTTGAGCTGCAGACCTACCGCGACGAGATTGGCAAGCGCCCGCCCCTTGCCACCGCCGAACTGTTCTGGAACCCGGTGGGCCTGGGCCTGCCTGTGATTGGCTACACCCACCGCGAGACGATCACCCTCGCTGTCGCCACCGCCCAACTGCGCGCTCAGAGTGCGCTTACCCTGATTCGGGGCGTCCAGGGTTCGATGAACTGCACCCTCTTTCACCCCAACCTGGGCGTGCGCTGGCGTTCGGATCTGGCTGCCCCGGAAACCTTTCGCCTGGTGGCGGGTGACTTTGATCTGGCAGACGACGATCTGGCTCTCACCGGCGACGGCCACGACCTGGAGCGCCTGCGCGGCCTCATGATGGCGACGCTCAAAGGCGAGGATACCCCCCTGCGTCGCGCTGCGATATTCAATAGCACCTTTTTACTCGCCGAAGCCGGCTTCAGCCCGTCCCTAAGAGAAGCGATCCCCACCGCCAGCCGTGCCATAGACGACGGCCTTGCCTTTGCTCAGCTGCAAAAACTGATGGGCTGA
- a CDS encoding outer membrane protein, with amino-acid sequence MFVPKAGLSGQALVLAGILTVSIPMAALAQSAPPSAYQLGRPLYIDIKGGAAFPTAQSSSGFRFAPDTGFNVGLAVGYRFSNNLRADLEFSYFNSNVPGTRGFVFGSLGFTSGPPVFAPLSPITTNSKAENFAGLVNLYYDFDTGSAIRPYLGVGIGYSSFNYTGSGSFSQGLFAYQARAGVNFGLSPELELLLGYRFFGTTSITFPAAATGFGTAIDVGGQAIHNVELGLRFNL; translated from the coding sequence ATGTTTGTGCCTAAGGCTGGCCTTTCGGGCCAGGCGCTCGTTTTGGCTGGCATCCTGACTGTGAGCATCCCGATGGCAGCGCTGGCCCAGAGCGCGCCGCCCTCCGCCTACCAACTGGGACGCCCACTCTACATCGACATTAAAGGGGGTGCCGCCTTTCCCACCGCCCAGAGCAGCAGTGGGTTCCGTTTCGCCCCAGATACAGGCTTCAACGTCGGCCTGGCGGTCGGTTATCGCTTCTCCAACAACCTCCGCGCCGATCTGGAATTTTCGTACTTTAACTCGAACGTGCCCGGCACTCGGGGATTTGTTTTTGGCTCGCTGGGGTTTACATCCGGACCGCCGGTGTTCGCACCGCTGTCCCCGATTACGACCAATAGCAAAGCCGAAAATTTTGCTGGTCTGGTGAACCTCTACTATGACTTCGACACCGGTTCTGCGATTCGGCCCTACCTGGGTGTGGGCATCGGCTACAGCAGCTTTAACTACACGGGCAGCGGCAGCTTCAGCCAGGGGCTATTTGCCTACCAGGCCCGCGCCGGAGTGAATTTTGGCCTCTCCCCCGAACTCGAACTGCTTTTGGGCTACCGCTTCTTTGGCACCACCTCGATCACCTTCCCGGCAGCTGCCACAGGTTTCGGTACAGCGATCGATGTTGGGGGCCAGGCCATTCACAACGTCGAACTCGGACTGCGCTTCAATCTTTAG
- the queC gene encoding 7-cyano-7-deazaguanine synthase QueC — MKKALVVLSGGQDSTTCAALACRQFDAVYAVTFEYNQRHAIELESAQAVSEALALAGQEVIRLGPVLKGTSPLVSDAPVGEYDSPEQLPGGVEPTFIPGRNILFLTIAANRAYCLGCRDIFIGVCEADFAGYWDCRQLFIDAMAKALGEGIYGDPAALRIHAPLMHLSKAQTVRLSAEVLGERFEEVLEQTHTCYQGIRGGCGRCHACILRDRGFREAKIADPIWKYRKEPIKL, encoded by the coding sequence GTGAAAAAGGCACTGGTGGTTCTATCCGGCGGGCAGGATTCGACGACCTGCGCGGCTCTGGCCTGCCGGCAGTTCGACGCGGTGTACGCCGTTACCTTCGAGTACAACCAGCGCCACGCCATCGAGCTTGAAAGTGCCCAAGCCGTGAGCGAAGCGCTGGCTCTAGCGGGACAGGAGGTGATCCGACTGGGCCCGGTGCTCAAGGGTACCAGTCCCCTCGTGAGCGACGCCCCCGTTGGCGAGTACGATTCGCCCGAGCAGTTGCCCGGCGGTGTGGAGCCGACGTTTATTCCTGGGCGCAATATTTTGTTTCTCACCATCGCCGCCAACCGCGCCTACTGCCTGGGCTGCCGCGACATTTTTATCGGCGTCTGCGAGGCAGATTTTGCCGGTTACTGGGACTGCCGCCAGCTTTTTATCGATGCGATGGCAAAGGCGCTGGGAGAGGGCATCTACGGCGATCCGGCGGCCCTGCGCATCCATGCGCCCCTGATGCATCTGAGCAAGGCTCAAACCGTCCGCCTCAGCGCCGAAGTGTTGGGCGAGCGCTTCGAGGAGGTGCTGGAGCAGACCCATACTTGCTATCAAGGAATAAGAGGCGGCTGTGGCCGATGCCACGCCTGCATTCTCCGCGACCGGGGTTTTCGAGAAGCGAAGATTGCCGATCCGATCTGGAAATATCGAAAAGAGCCGATAAAACTGTGA
- a CDS encoding chemotaxis protein CheB has translation MTSDSPSEPIDAQDTLFVEEQDDSPFPVAGIGASAGGLEAFTELVGALPAATGMAFVLVQHLSPDQPSLLRDILARTTEIPVLEVTDGMAVEPDHIYVLPPNRQMTIAENTLRLFPRQRTRGRFMPIDAFFISLAKERGRKAIGVVLSGTDGDGSVGLEAIKAAGGMAFAQDEQSSQFTGMPLSAAATGHVDFILPPAAIAAELARIGHHPYLHRPVLNRTRASSDEQSLSAIVRLLHNATAVDFSEYKRPTFLRRVLRRMVLHRLENLDDYVRFLEQHPEEVLALYRDVLINVTSFFRDWEAFDGLKSSVFPTIIERKPLDIPIRIWVPGCATGEEVYSIAICLYEYLEDNKVKSTVQIFGTDISELSIEQARSGVYQPGQVKGLSPERMQRFFIQHEGAYQVAQHLREMCVFARQNLIADPPFSRLDLISCRNVLIYFSPALQRKALLTFHYSLKPDGFLLLGSTETPGDSSGLFTQIDRKQKLYARKLVPSRLPVEIIPNTALATVPSSERRISDEVASDFNLQQEADRLILDRYSPAGVVINTDLDILHYRGEIGPFIKPAAGRASLSLLKLVRSELRPELRTALHQAKKQLLPIRREGVTLRDENRSRNIRIEVIPFKSATRENYFLVLFVDEPLIEAPEPPVSRPRRQNQQEQRILELQQQLLAKEEYLRSTVEELEASNQSLRVANEEILSSNEELQSTNEELQTAKEEIQAANEELNTVNDELQRRNHELSLASNDLQNLLVSTQIPILMLDGGLRIRRFTPPAGVLFNLIPTDLGRPLRDINHQLNISDLTEQIASVISSLSPLSQEVRDQQGHWYELRVRPYRTLDNKIEGAVLVLMDIDGLKRSAEELATARDYAEALVDTVPEPLLALDTDLRVLRANRAFYDELFCVPQLIEGRLLFEIGDGQWDLPELRAGLESLVQNEGQMVDLEIEGDFQGVGHRVLVLNARRTSRSQGEGSQILLAFSDITVRKRLEAERAQLLDISETARRDAEQANQAKDNFLATLSHELRTPLNPIIGFAQLLLRRPDLPAEMSQALQAIERNGRLQAQLIDDMLDVARIESGRLRIERRAIEMAAIVRTVVEGLQASATAKDLTIETELERECPLFADPLRMQQIVWNLLTNAIKFTPASGRITIRLTQDDRQVQLLVRDTGIGIQPEFLPQVFERFRRADTSTTRRYEGLGLGLFLVRHIVEVHDGSVRAESDGENLGSTFTVILPRYDGPL, from the coding sequence ATGACCTCTGATTCACCTTCTGAGCCAATCGATGCCCAGGATACTCTCTTTGTAGAAGAGCAGGACGATTCTCCGTTTCCGGTCGCCGGGATTGGCGCTTCGGCAGGCGGCCTGGAAGCGTTTACGGAACTGGTCGGGGCGCTGCCTGCTGCCACCGGTATGGCCTTTGTTCTGGTCCAGCACCTGTCGCCGGATCAGCCCAGTTTGCTGCGGGACATTCTGGCGCGGACGACGGAGATTCCGGTTCTGGAAGTAACGGACGGGATGGCCGTCGAGCCGGACCACATCTACGTGCTGCCCCCGAACCGCCAGATGACGATCGCTGAGAATACCCTGCGGCTATTTCCGCGCCAGCGCACGCGGGGCCGGTTTATGCCCATCGATGCCTTTTTTATCTCCCTGGCCAAAGAGCGGGGCCGCAAGGCAATCGGGGTCGTACTTTCCGGCACTGACGGGGACGGCTCGGTGGGACTTGAAGCGATCAAGGCCGCCGGGGGCATGGCCTTTGCTCAGGACGAACAGTCCTCCCAATTTACAGGAATGCCACTATCAGCGGCAGCGACGGGCCACGTCGATTTCATCTTGCCGCCGGCGGCCATCGCCGCCGAACTGGCCAGGATCGGTCACCATCCCTACCTGCACCGTCCGGTTCTCAACCGGACGAGGGCGAGCAGCGACGAGCAGTCCCTCAGCGCAATCGTCCGGCTTTTGCACAATGCCACCGCTGTCGATTTTAGCGAATACAAGCGGCCCACCTTCCTGCGGCGCGTCCTGCGGCGCATGGTGCTGCACCGACTCGAGAACCTCGACGATTACGTGCGCTTTCTTGAGCAACACCCGGAGGAGGTGCTCGCCCTCTACCGCGACGTGCTCATCAACGTCACCAGCTTCTTTCGCGACTGGGAAGCGTTCGATGGCCTCAAAAGCTCGGTGTTTCCGACCATTATCGAGCGCAAACCGCTCGATATACCGATTCGCATCTGGGTGCCGGGGTGCGCCACCGGCGAGGAGGTCTACTCGATCGCTATCTGCCTGTACGAATATCTCGAGGACAACAAAGTCAAGTCCACCGTGCAGATCTTTGGCACCGATATCAGCGAGTTGTCCATCGAGCAGGCCCGCTCCGGAGTCTATCAGCCCGGTCAGGTAAAGGGGTTGTCTCCTGAACGGATGCAGCGCTTTTTTATCCAGCACGAAGGTGCCTATCAGGTCGCCCAGCACCTGCGGGAGATGTGTGTCTTTGCCCGCCAGAACCTGATTGCAGACCCGCCCTTCTCGCGGCTGGATCTGATTAGCTGCCGCAACGTGCTGATTTATTTTTCGCCTGCCCTGCAGCGCAAGGCTCTTCTTACCTTTCACTACAGCCTCAAACCGGACGGTTTTTTGTTGCTCGGCAGCACTGAGACGCCGGGCGATTCTTCGGGTCTATTTACCCAGATCGACCGCAAACAAAAACTCTACGCCCGCAAGCTCGTCCCCTCGCGGCTGCCGGTCGAGATCATACCCAACACCGCCCTGGCCACCGTGCCGAGCAGCGAGCGGCGAATAAGTGACGAGGTTGCAAGCGACTTTAACCTCCAGCAGGAGGCGGACCGGCTCATCCTCGATCGCTACTCGCCCGCCGGGGTAGTCATCAACACAGACCTCGACATCCTGCACTACCGGGGCGAGATCGGTCCTTTTATCAAACCGGCAGCGGGCCGGGCCAGCCTCAGCCTGCTCAAGCTGGTGCGCTCCGAGTTGCGGCCCGAACTGCGCACCGCCCTGCACCAGGCAAAAAAGCAGTTGCTGCCGATTCGGCGCGAGGGGGTGACGCTGCGCGACGAGAACCGCAGCCGCAACATCCGCATCGAGGTCATTCCCTTCAAGTCCGCTACCCGCGAGAACTATTTTCTGGTGCTCTTCGTCGATGAGCCGCTCATCGAGGCTCCCGAGCCGCCCGTTTCGAGGCCGCGACGCCAGAATCAGCAGGAGCAGCGGATCTTGGAGTTGCAACAGCAACTTCTGGCCAAAGAAGAGTACCTGCGCTCGACGGTCGAAGAACTGGAAGCGAGCAACCAGAGCCTCAGGGTCGCCAACGAGGAGATTCTGTCGAGCAACGAGGAGTTGCAGAGCACCAACGAAGAACTGCAGACCGCCAAAGAAGAGATCCAGGCGGCCAACGAAGAGCTGAACACGGTCAACGACGAATTGCAGCGCCGCAACCACGAATTGTCCCTGGCGAGCAACGACCTGCAGAACCTGCTTGTGAGCACCCAGATTCCGATCTTGATGCTCGACGGCGGCCTGCGCATCCGCCGCTTCACACCACCGGCAGGTGTCCTGTTTAACTTGATCCCGACGGATCTGGGCCGCCCGCTGCGCGACATCAACCACCAGCTCAATATCAGCGATCTTACCGAGCAGATCGCCAGTGTGATCTCTAGCTTGAGCCCGCTCTCGCAGGAGGTGCGCGACCAGCAGGGCCACTGGTACGAGCTGCGCGTCCGGCCCTACCGCACCCTCGACAACAAGATCGAAGGGGCAGTGCTGGTGCTGATGGACATCGACGGGCTCAAGCGCAGTGCCGAAGAGCTGGCCACCGCCCGCGACTACGCCGAGGCTCTCGTCGATACGGTGCCCGAGCCGCTTCTGGCCCTCGACACCGACTTGCGGGTGCTCAGGGCGAACCGGGCCTTCTACGACGAACTATTTTGTGTGCCCCAATTGATCGAAGGCCGCCTGCTCTTTGAGATCGGCGACGGCCAGTGGGATCTGCCTGAGCTGCGCGCCGGGCTTGAGAGCCTGGTCCAGAACGAAGGCCAGATGGTGGATCTGGAGATCGAGGGTGATTTTCAGGGCGTCGGGCATCGGGTGCTCGTGCTCAACGCCCGGCGCACGTCCAGGTCCCAGGGCGAAGGGTCGCAGATCTTGCTCGCTTTTAGCGATATCACCGTGCGCAAGCGCCTGGAGGCCGAACGCGCCCAACTGCTCGATATCAGCGAGACCGCCCGCCGCGATGCGGAGCAAGCCAACCAGGCAAAGGACAACTTTCTTGCCACCCTCAGCCACGAACTGCGCACTCCCCTCAACCCGATCATCGGCTTTGCCCAGTTGCTGCTGCGCAGGCCGGATCTCCCAGCGGAGATGAGCCAGGCGCTGCAGGCGATCGAGCGCAACGGCAGACTGCAGGCGCAACTCATCGATGACATGCTCGATGTCGCCCGCATCGAATCAGGACGATTGCGCATCGAGCGGCGAGCGATCGAGATGGCCGCCATCGTCAGGACTGTCGTCGAAGGATTGCAGGCGAGCGCAACCGCCAAGGACCTCACCATCGAGACCGAACTTGAACGCGAATGCCCACTCTTTGCCGATCCGCTGCGGATGCAGCAGATAGTCTGGAACCTGCTCACCAACGCGATCAAGTTCACCCCAGCCTCGGGGCGGATCACCATTCGCCTCACGCAGGACGATCGGCAGGTGCAGCTACTGGTGCGCGACACGGGCATCGGTATTCAGCCTGAATTTCTGCCCCAGGTCTTCGAGCGCTTCCGCCGGGCCGACACCTCCACGACCCGCCGCTACGAAGGGCTGGGATTGGGGCTATTTCTGGTGCGCCACATCGTAGAGGTCCACGACGGTTCGGTAAGGGCCGAGAGCGACGGCGAAAATCTGGGCAGCACGTTTACGGTGATCCTGCCCCGCTACGATGGTCCCCTCTGA
- a CDS encoding apocytochrome f (cytochrome f, with cytochrome b6, subunit IV, and the Rieske protein, makes up the large subunit of the cytochrome b6-f complex; cytochrome b6-f mediates electron transfer between photosystem II and photosystem I) → MKKQWMAWALVAAAGLWSVPQKASAWPAFAAAYPEARDASGKIVCSNCHLGLKQTEVEFPQSVEPGQVFNLKVKVPWDPKVQEVGADGSPAVVQLGAYIQLPKGFNLAPEKEWDKEAKEAMEKYPAVQLYADKPEKLKEHPTTYIINQIGSDQVKDQEFIVPIKAPDPNAKGVSKEERVNFGKYSLYVGANRGRGQVYSNGTASNNAQYTSPVAGTVANIEKGVKVTAKLQYGLGTEPVDFEYENGERVTITDEKGKPTVVNIPPGPKLLETLKVGAKLKAGDPLTNDPNVGGFGQEEGDIVLQDPQRVTWLIAFLAAAFVCQLLLVLKKKQVEKVQEYEAEKQGL, encoded by the coding sequence ATGAAAAAGCAATGGATGGCCTGGGCCCTGGTTGCGGCGGCGGGCCTGTGGAGTGTGCCTCAAAAGGCTTCAGCCTGGCCGGCGTTCGCCGCCGCCTACCCGGAGGCGCGCGACGCCTCGGGCAAAATTGTCTGCTCGAACTGTCACCTCGGCCTGAAACAGACCGAGGTCGAGTTTCCGCAGTCGGTCGAGCCGGGGCAGGTGTTTAATCTCAAAGTCAAGGTGCCCTGGGATCCCAAAGTCCAGGAAGTCGGCGCAGACGGCAGCCCGGCAGTCGTGCAGTTGGGCGCTTATATTCAGCTGCCGAAGGGCTTTAACCTCGCCCCCGAAAAAGAGTGGGACAAAGAAGCGAAGGAGGCGATGGAGAAGTACCCCGCCGTACAGCTCTACGCCGACAAGCCCGAAAAGCTCAAGGAGCACCCGACCACCTACATCATCAATCAGATCGGCTCCGACCAGGTCAAAGACCAGGAATTTATCGTCCCGATCAAAGCGCCCGATCCGAACGCTAAGGGCGTGAGCAAAGAGGAGCGGGTAAATTTTGGCAAGTACTCGCTCTACGTCGGGGCGAACCGGGGCAGAGGCCAGGTCTACTCCAACGGCACTGCGAGCAACAATGCCCAGTACACGAGCCCCGTCGCCGGTACCGTGGCCAACATCGAAAAGGGCGTCAAGGTTACAGCCAAGCTCCAGTACGGCCTCGGCACCGAACCGGTCGATTTTGAGTACGAGAACGGCGAGCGGGTGACGATCACCGACGAGAAGGGAAAGCCGACCGTCGTCAATATTCCCCCCGGACCGAAGCTGCTGGAGACGCTCAAAGTCGGAGCCAAGCTCAAGGCGGGCGACCCCCTCACCAACGACCCGAACGTCGGTGGCTTTGGTCAGGAGGAGGGCGACATCGTGCTTCAAGATCCGCAGCGGGTGACCTGGCTCATCGCCTTTTTGGCGGCGGCCTTCGTCTGCCAGTTGCTGCTCGTTCTCAAGAAAAAGCAGGTCGAAAAAGTCCAGGAGTACGAGGCGGAGAAGCAGGGACTCTAA
- a CDS encoding LysR family transcriptional regulator translates to MDSKQLQYFLTLNGCGSFRLAAEQCGVSQPGLSKQIMALESELGGPLFNRTGRRATLTPLGECFLPYARRAHRDLEQAREAIGELLRPDRGEICIAGLHSVNTYLLPSILAVFRERYPDTQLRLTSLGSERITKVLLDRLVDMAVLMGPIHSPELVSTPLYEEELVALLPGRHPLARRARVRLQEVAAYPQVVFREGYAMRTALIQHFRAIGVSIEVAVELNTLEAFKEMVRQGVGVAILPLCAVQNLNSDLAIARIEEPRLSRTVELVCRKDNYQVPVVAAFRQLVAEHLPAAFERWVRAGAESWLAERSALAG, encoded by the coding sequence GTGGATTCAAAGCAGTTGCAGTATTTTCTGACTCTTAATGGCTGTGGCAGTTTCAGGCTCGCCGCCGAGCAGTGCGGCGTCTCGCAGCCGGGACTGAGCAAGCAGATCATGGCCCTCGAAAGCGAGCTGGGCGGTCCTTTGTTTAACCGCACCGGGCGTCGGGCCACCCTCACCCCCCTGGGCGAGTGCTTTTTGCCCTACGCCCGCCGCGCCCACCGCGACCTGGAGCAGGCCCGCGAGGCGATCGGCGAATTGCTGCGCCCCGATCGGGGCGAAATCTGCATCGCCGGGCTGCACTCGGTCAACACCTATTTATTGCCGTCGATTCTGGCCGTCTTCCGCGAGCGCTATCCCGACACGCAGCTCCGGCTCACCTCCCTCGGCTCGGAGCGGATCACCAAGGTGCTCCTGGACCGGCTGGTGGACATGGCCGTTTTGATGGGTCCCATCCACTCGCCGGAACTGGTGAGCACACCTCTTTATGAGGAGGAACTGGTAGCACTGCTGCCGGGCCGCCATCCCCTTGCCCGCCGCGCCCGCGTCCGCTTGCAGGAGGTGGCCGCCTATCCCCAGGTGGTCTTCCGCGAAGGCTACGCGATGCGCACTGCCCTGATACAACACTTTCGTGCCATTGGCGTCTCGATCGAGGTCGCCGTCGAACTGAACACGCTCGAAGCCTTTAAGGAGATGGTCCGCCAGGGGGTAGGAGTAGCGATTCTGCCCCTGTGTGCCGTGCAGAACCTGAACAGTGATCTGGCCATCGCCCGGATCGAGGAACCGCGCCTGAGCCGCACCGTCGAGCTGGTCTGCCGCAAGGACAACTACCAGGTGCCGGTGGTCGCCGCTTTCCGGCAACTGGTGGCCGAGCACCTGCCCGCCGCCTTCGAGCGCTGGGTGCGCGCCGGGGCCGAAAGCTGGCTTGCCGAGCGCTCTGCCCTCGCCGGCTGA
- a CDS encoding DUF2993 domain-containing protein — protein sequence MPENDKQPGLAEQALNKAAEMGLTSQLRDVEKMDVAIKTNPLKLIQGEVEAVSVEGEGLLMQKDLRVEKLEVQAGRISINPLAAALGKIELEQPTEATARVLLTEADLNRSLNSEYIRGMLQNLQIEAEGRALSVDVQQVEAKLPGEERLWMRSRLSIHQTGETQEVTFTARLVRSGNRIALEDIQYPEGGDLSPELTAGLQVKANELGNISNFELDGMSLRLQTLEVRRGEIDLTVEIYAEQFPS from the coding sequence ATGCCCGAGAACGATAAGCAGCCCGGTCTGGCGGAGCAGGCACTCAACAAGGCGGCAGAAATGGGCCTGACGAGCCAGTTGCGCGACGTCGAGAAGATGGACGTGGCGATCAAGACCAATCCCCTCAAGCTCATCCAGGGAGAAGTCGAGGCGGTGAGCGTCGAGGGCGAAGGGCTGCTGATGCAAAAGGATCTGCGCGTCGAAAAGCTCGAAGTGCAGGCGGGCCGCATCTCGATTAACCCCCTCGCCGCCGCCCTGGGCAAGATCGAACTGGAGCAGCCCACCGAAGCGACCGCCCGCGTCCTGCTTACCGAGGCCGATTTGAACCGCTCGCTCAACTCCGAGTACATCCGGGGGATGCTGCAGAATTTGCAGATCGAAGCCGAGGGCAGAGCGCTCAGCGTCGATGTCCAGCAGGTCGAAGCGAAGCTGCCGGGCGAGGAGCGCCTCTGGATGCGCTCGCGCCTCTCCATCCACCAGACAGGCGAGACCCAAGAAGTCACCTTCACCGCCCGTCTGGTGCGCTCGGGCAATCGGATCGCCCTCGAAGACATTCAGTACCCCGAAGGCGGCGATCTTTCGCCCGAGCTGACGGCTGGACTGCAGGTCAAGGCGAACGAACTGGGCAACATCAGCAACTTCGAGCTGGACGGGATGTCCCTGCGCCTCCAGACGCTCGAAGTGCGCCGGGGTGAAATCGATCTTACCGTCGAGATCTACGCCGAGCAGTTTCCGAGCTAG
- the petC gene encoding cytochrome b6-f complex iron-sulfur subunit encodes MSESAAQEISMGRRQLLSYVTGGAIAATTLAALYPVVQYFLPPSSSGGGGGATAKDRAGKDIAVDKLLADSAPIDRVISLGIDVNGGDATYIVINDKQIANYGINAVCTHLGCVVPWDTGAQLFKCPCHGSQYNADGSLHRGPAPMPLALVKAAVQDNHVVFSPWTEQDFRCSDLWCNKDPYWKK; translated from the coding sequence ATGAGCGAATCTGCAGCACAAGAGATCTCGATGGGCCGCCGCCAGCTGCTCTCGTACGTGACGGGCGGGGCGATCGCGGCTACGACCCTTGCCGCCCTTTATCCAGTTGTTCAGTATTTTCTGCCGCCTTCCAGTTCGGGCGGCGGCGGTGGGGCGACAGCCAAAGATCGCGCCGGCAAAGACATCGCCGTCGATAAGCTCCTCGCCGATTCTGCTCCCATCGACCGGGTGATCAGTCTCGGCATCGATGTCAACGGCGGCGATGCGACCTACATCGTCATCAACGACAAGCAGATCGCCAACTACGGCATCAACGCCGTCTGCACCCACCTTGGCTGTGTCGTACCCTGGGACACTGGCGCGCAGCTATTCAAGTGCCCCTGCCACGGTTCACAGTACAATGCCGACGGTAGCCTGCACCGTGGTCCGGCCCCGATGCCCCTTGCCCTGGTCAAGGCAGCGGTCCAGGATAACCATGTCGTCTTTTCGCCCTGGACCGAGCAGGATTTTCGCTGCTCGGATCTCTGGTGCAACAAAGATCCGTACTGGAAGAAGTAA